The sequence below is a genomic window from Candidatus Dependentiae bacterium.
GTTTTTTAGAGCGAGTTGATTTGTGCATGGCTTATGGGGCAACGTTTGAAAAAGCCAAAATTGATATTAATAAAAAATGTGGTAGTCATTCATTATTTGAACTTGCGATTTTACACAAAAGATGGGGATTGGCAACAAAACTTGTGGATCAAGGAGCAGGTGATATGTTTACAAGGGATGCTTGTTGTCGTGATGTTTTGCATTTAGTCGTTAATGAGGGACAGATTGAATTACTGCAAAGATTGCTCGATAAAGATAGAACTCCTGATCCTCGTGATCAAGTAGGCGAAACGCCATTACACTATGCTGTTAGAGTTGGCAATCCTCAAATAGTTGAACTATTATTAAGAAAAAGAGCGAATAAATTTGAGCATAGTAATGCGTTGTTAACCCCAGGAATGTTGGCTCAAGAGTTGAAGCAAAAACAGGCTCATGTTGAGGATGTATCTAAATATGTTCAAATAATGGAATTATTTAAAAAAGTATATCTGTAAAGGAGATTTACAAATGCGCAACATTGTTTTTTGCTTGTTTTTGTTTAGTAATATATGCATACAGTCTGCTGATAATGATATCAATCAAATACTAGATAGTTTTGTACAAGCGGAGACGAACGAGGAAATTAATCGTCAGTTGAGTTTATTGCAAGAGAAGTTATTAAAGATAAAAGATGTGTCATGTGATGTTAATGTGTTGAATAAAAAAACAGGAATCTGCTTATTGCATTATGCTTTAGGTCGTG
It includes:
- a CDS encoding ankyrin repeat domain-containing protein, with the protein product MKIFFVVYALMFCLFMRAADTDEVNQTLSKVITRFDVQSQESMQCFLERVDLCMAYGATFEKAKIDINKKCGSHSLFELAILHKRWGLATKLVDQGAGDMFTRDACCRDVLHLVVNEGQIELLQRLLDKDRTPDPRDQVGETPLHYAVRVGNPQIVELLLRKRANKFEHSNALLTPGMLAQELKQKQAHVEDVSKYVQIMELFKKVYL